Within the Melitaea cinxia chromosome 12, ilMelCinx1.1, whole genome shotgun sequence genome, the region AAAAATATCTAGGCTCTAATATACTTCcactttatttcaaattatcttGTATAAATGACAgtcacaaaatatattaacaagttaaaatatatataccacATAAATTACAATTGAGATAGTAGGTAAAATCTATTAAGTGGTTTTGAAGGAAAATTTCATAACAAGTGAAAAtacgtaaatacaaataaatgaaaaattaaatacatgaaAACCACCCTAAATTCATATTCCTAAGGTTAAGAATGTCGCAACTGCTGGATATTCTTAAAATAGCTTTTTTGGTTGTTTAGTAAGCACAAAATGTAGATCTGACCGAAATCACTCAATATCTAAGCGACAACAAAACTCATCGTAGAGCTATGAGATATAGACCAAAAGACGCAGAAAAATCTGGCGATTCGAATGGTATATATAACTCATTTTACGGATTTATGTCGGTTAGTAAGGATTGCCTTTCAAGCGTCGATATGTATTTCAGATTACTAATGCAGAAGTAAATCCTACTGGGAGACATTGACTGTGAAacataaatctatttttatttttaataagtgtttaaaaacaaaaatataataggtcttcacctatgaaattgccatttttgatgaaataagttaatgcactttttttctatatttttcatttttattattcaaagtaattaccCATGAAATCAATGCATTTTTGCCAATTTAGTGGTAACTTATTGATGCCTTTCTTGAAAAACTCTGCTGGACGGGAGGCAACAAACTCATCAAAGGTATTTTGTACTGACTCTcgggtattgaattttttcCTGCCAAAAAGTTATCAAAGTTTTGGAAAAGTGGAAGTCTGTAGGGGCAAGACCTGGTGAGTACGGTGGATGACAGAGAACTTCCAACCCCAGCTCTTGTAACTTGGAGACCGTCTGCTGTGCAGTATGAGGTCGTGCAGGAGCAGCTTAGCTGAGCTATTGACCAAAACTGTTTGGAGACGTGCGAGCTTTCCCATTATTGTGTTTAATTCTTGACAGAACACATTTGCAGTATTACTCATGCTGTTTGGTAAGAAGCTATGATAAATTACACCAGCGCTAGACCACCAAACAGTAACCATCACTGTCTTAGGGGTCCTTTTTCGTTTAAAGCATTGTTTAGGTACTTAACCAGGATCTAACCAACTAGCTGAGCACTTGCAATTGTTGAATAGAATCAATTTTTCGTCACAAGTAACAATGCGATTCAACATGCCTTCGTTTGTGTCTCTGTTGAGCAGTCCAAGGCAAATCTCGACGCGTACTTCGCGCTGGCGTTCATGCAATTCGTGAGGCACCCATTTGTCTTCAACTTCGAAAGCTGCTGCTAATTCAGCTGTAGTTTGAGAATCATCAGCCTCCACAATCGCCTTTAATTCGTCATTGTCGACCAACATTTTCGGCCGACCACGTGGTTCATTTCTTAGGTCAAAATTTCCGGAACGAAAGCGAGCAAAACAACAACGGGTGATACGATAGTGTGGGGTGAGTAGTGTTCGCACCGTAAACGTCGTTGATGTTGCGTGCCGTTTCTGCCGCTTTGCTACCAAAACGGACATACTCCATAATCactcgaatttttaacatatccatgATGACGAAAAACGTACAAACGGGATGTAAACAGAATGCTAACCATTATAGAAATGAGtaaatgactaattataaaagaagaattctatatttttaaaataaaaataatttgaaattcgaattcttagcgatattttttttttttttgttttgaaatagccagtacGACGAAACGGTAATTTCATAGGAAAAGACctaataaatatgtaacataTCCAGTCAACTTTTAGGGAgccatccataaattatgtCACACAAATTTCACAGTTTTTAACCCCTCTTTTCCTTGTCACTTGtccatattttgcaattttacacctaaaagttaattaattaaaacatcagtttcgacattattttcattaccatttaaattatttttcaataaaataaacatcaatCTGATaggtttaaaaatttatgaagtaGTATGGTGAGTGTCAATTTGCAAACAAAGCAATCCTTAATAGGTGTGTAGATCAAAtactaacaattatatatattttgaaatgtgatgtcacaaaattCTGTACCTCTCCCCCCAGCCCTTGTCACAAATTGCTACACTTCAATGACCCCTACCCCCCTTAATGTGTGACTCAATTTGTCGATGGCCCATGATATTTAAAACGCAGGCTCTAAGTTTCCTAGGAACAATCATCCATTTCAATcattttatactatatttaagttctatcaaaattttaatgattatctaAAACCACAATTTTAAACCttaattatataacttaacTTGTTTATTAAAGTACTCTTCCAATTTTTCAGGTCTTCCGCCATGTACAACATCAGAAATAATATCTCTCATGAGAATTCTAATACTACTATGTTTCATGGTGCTTTTGTGTTCGTGTATTGGAGTCCTCATAAATCTAACCAGTCTTAACAGCAAAGCCATCAAAATGCTACGAAGGAATGCTGTGCCCAGTATCATGTGTGTTTTTTGGGTCATTGCTATAGTTGGAGTATGTTATTATACAACAGTTGTGTTAGGCAATGCGAACAATAGTGATCCTAACACAATACAGGTTGATTATGAATATGGATTCTATACAATTACAGGAGCAGGTTTGTAGTCATTAATTTcttgttattttatacaattaatatcAACAAATGGTTTTTCTACCGTAAAGTTTAGCCTGTCACTTGGTGATAATGTTGCATTATCCTGGTGAAAGAACATTTAAAAGCGGTTGATTGGTTTTTgggcatataaaaataaaataaaaatgaaatctttCCTCTTAAGTATTAATTGCTAACTATAAACTATATATGAAAACTAAAAATGGTACAATtatgatttgtatttaatttatgctTTATCATAATTTTCTATGTTTATGGTATCTGTTATATGCAATGTGTGATGCAGTAACTGGCTAACTCTCAAACAGGTGTCTATCTTGatgtaagcatttttttcttattttatttttattttatttttttttattttttttttttatttttttttttttattttttttttagtgtgtGTTTCTGAACATCCcacaaaattctttttatttttttcaataatattgtgTCTAAAAATCTGATAAATTCTTAGTTCTCTAAAAAGAAGTGTTAAGTTAGTTAGATGATGACAgcatttaatattcaaataaatgttgtcaaaaatgtgtattttgaaaaagaaagttacaacaaattatatataataaatatcaaaataattctttaaatttacatacaatattatTCTTCTATTTCTATACATCTATAGGTTCCTAAAAACAAGATTATATTTTCTAAGATTTTATTGTCTACTTTTTGGTTTACCTTtgcaatatataattaatttatttctaaataaattatgaatctCAATAAGatataaactaatattaaaaaatcaagtaattttatattatatatattttttttttttaatgttaatctCAAAATGTAAACTCTTTAAAAATTCGTTTTTCTATGGAAAgtactgttttatttataaacaattcaatatgttttaaaatattggtctaaaattacattttgattGATAACAGCAGCTAAAATTACCAAAAATTGGAAACCAAAGCATTAAAACACacctgataaaaataaaatgaaaccttaatattaatatttcacagGTGCATTGGCCCTACTAGCTTCAGCTGCTAATTTATGGGGTGCGCCATTATCAAATGATGAAGACTTGCAAAGACGTAACCTCATGGAAGATTGGGACGGATATGAAGCCCACAGTGTCGGTCCCACGCCAGCAGTGCCTACCCTACCGCCTTACACACCAAGTCCAAATTATATCCCGACTGCACATCCAACATTTGCACCTCCTGTACTTGGGTCTCAACAGTATTTTCCCTTCGATGATCTCTCAATTCTCCCCCCACCACCTCCATATACCCCATAGAACTaccatgtatgtatatataccaAATATCTCGAAACCGACtcgaatatttttactatttacgtTTCGATTCATCAATCGAGTTTCTTATAACTATGATGcctttaaataacattataaaatttgtgtgagatgtttttattacatatttgagGTATAGGTAATTAAGCTTACTGAATATTTTAAGAGTCCTTTTATAAAGTATCTGTAATGCTATTAAGTTGATCttgataataaaactatttcgttAAATTAGGGTTACTTAAAAGGAGTACTGTTTGGTTACAAAAACCTTATTTTGCAtgatataaattgataaatttaactataaaaataaaacaaaaagcaaTATCATTATTAGacaaaatatatgtgtatatggaaaataatttaataagaagGAAAATAATATCTTAGTAGTTAAATATAGTTTAGTAAATAGCTAAAAATAATGTGATAAATTCTTTAAGAGAATCTCAACCAAATGcattaatttacaattacatgattattttaaaaccattccaatgaaaaaaattctttcttcgcctatataacaattttatatattttttttttatgtatgttcaaaataatctaatattcCGAACAGCCTTAATGTgataaaatcatattaaagCTTAACTGGCCAGTCCACGAAACTCGAGTTTTGAATGTTTCCactatttttttccaaaaatgCGTATATTTAAtccgtttttaaaatataaatgttaaatttttctatATGTGGTTGTGAGTTATCATAATATTGTCTACATTTGAATGTGATTTGCCATTTTAGTGCCTATTTTCATTGttctgaaatatttaaaaggaCTAAAAATTACACATTGAAGTGTTCATAAAAGCctaaaatatagtattattacATGCTATTATTAGACGTATGAAATTAATCGTTTAAATAGAAGGCATCAGGATGCCTTAAATTGTTTTAGTAAACTTTGCTTATACTTAGTATAAACTTTTCAAGTGCTGGATACCAAAATCCGAAACTATCGGGAATAGTATAGGATATCACGAAAAATACTCAAAATATTCGAGACCAATCCtacaatgttattaatttataataaatgaatcgCACTTATTCAAATGTTTAGTTATAAATGCCTTCACAAAGCTTCAGTCGGTtaagaaatgaaatgaaatgaaacgaaacgaaaacatttatttcgccaCACACTAACACACACTTAACGAACAACAAAGataatatcatttacaaaaaaaaaaacaacaataataaaagataaaggTTAAGATAGTAAAAAtgtcaatcaataaaataaaaatttatatcttaacatgAGATAAATTACAAACATGCGTAATGTAACTAGTGTTATCGGTAACCTTAACTTATTCACAATATTTAAGTCGCTCAAAATCCTCATATCTCGGTAGACATTATCCTTTTATTATATCCTCGACCTTATAGGGGTAAACAGAAAAAAAGTGAGGAATTTTAAATGAAGCAATTGATTTATATAGGGCAATAATCGATGTTATGTAGACAacattataacttaaaatattgtaacattGCTGTGTTTGTATACTATTTGACGATACATATGTTTACATAATGTTTTAGTAACATATTACTATTGTCtgcaatataatacaaaataagtgAAAAAATTTGGTGGTTCTACTGTTCTTGATAGCATAAACGCGCGAGTGCCAAATATTCACCTACAGAATGACCTGCCTGCCCTCCTTTTTATAAGATGCACCTCAGATTTGAACGACTTTGTTACATGGAAGTGTAAGGGGACGGTATACAGTGTATGGTATCTAATGATCCTACTTATTTTGTCGAGACCCTTTTCTCTGTCATCAGTAACATTGTGAAGGAAGATCTTAATTTAGAATATCAAATATAGTAGTGAAATCAGTAATTCAGACTAAGTTgtaactgaaaaaataaaactacatgaTTAAGCTTTATAGGTGTTGTGCCATAGCCAAGCAGTAAAATATTTCCTCtgatatataagtaaaaaatgaaatttaaaaaaaagacaaatctCTAGTTAAGTTTAAAAAGAATTTAGTTATCAGATTGGACTAGAATCCTTTGAgctatttcaataattttggaTTAGACCGTTTTGGCACTTGAAATTTATCCTACGTACTACtatcgtatgtatatataaaagctTTCCTGTAAATAACACAACTATTAcacatacgattttttttttgtttcagtaatattatttgtattgctTGCAGATGTCACTTGCTAATATTTGTACTAAAAAAGTTTAGAATGTTtgaatatttaagattttagcactaaaaatttttatattgtaacttGCAAATATTCATCAGTAGTTATTAGTTAATTACAAGTAATGAAGACCAAAAGTTAAGCAACGTTAGTAGTATATtcaatttgataaaattattataagtttgtaatgttATATGTCTAGCAAGCTTTGTAAAATGTTGGCATATACTTTTATTGTTTACGTTTTGATCAAACATCGAAGATATAaacgaaatttaattattatactggattagagtttaaaaaaaaggacaTTTTGTAATAGAcacatatttcttttttcaatattttgtacCAATAACACTATTTATCATGTTACCAAAAACTGTAAACTGTTAATAGgtattgtttgttaaaatataaatttagacaTAAGAATAGTTATTCCTAGCAGATTAACtgggaaatttatttttacattttaaaataagaggaacattttatttttatgtaagtacTAATATGCAATAcatatctaataaaatatattgtattttatttccacattgtttttattaacagCTAACATACAATACAGATgcataaacaataattatgataaattacTAACAAAGTtctacatacaaatattaatatctgAGTTGAGAGTTTAGCATTGTATATCTCCCTCCTGCAGTTCAAGGAGAGTTTAAGCCTGTTAATAAACAAATACCTCAAGTTGAGCTCCAACCCTTCAATGCTAGGTACAAAACCCCCTTTCAATGagttaattacatatttaatacacaacataactttaattttagttaaaaattaatcattttatgagtaattttcctgttttatttacataatcacTATGTGAAGGTTCagtcttgaaaaaaaaaaacataacttacATGGTGACAGCATGAGGTCCAATACTGACTTAGGGATAACTTACTTGCTATAAATGTAGTATTCATTTACAATTTTACTTTCATGTAGAATAAGTAATGGTATAAAAAGCAGTATTCCCTCGAGTGGTGATCATACCTAGTTCCCTCTCTTAGTATATTATTATCACATACCATAAGTTGCTAAGTTATTGAAGTTAACtccttaagaaataaaaaaatgaatatgaaaaatttattgagAGTGAAATTATGACTGAAACAACAAATGACCAATAACAGAGTTACGCTGAGGGTGACACTTCAGAACTTTTAATTGTAGCAAGATGTAGGTATACAGATATAGGtgtttttttaacttacatTTTCTGTATCAATATGAACAGCAAGCATTAATTTATGATTTGATTTATGAAAGTAGTAATTCTTAAGGAGTGAACTAGTCACATGGTGGAGctgacacacaatttttttcaatatcagattataattatgttcttaGAAGATCTTCCTCAATTCTTAGCAGTAGGTAGCGTTTCTGTTGCACTGCCATGTATCTGCGGTATTTCCTTATGCTTCCTTGTTCTTAGAAAGACATTTTTTTGAGCGCATGtgcaataaaattagtaaaattggATCCATTAACATATCTgcatttatatataacttagaAATGTCAGTACAAATCAAATTTCATTTAGTCTTTGCTTAAAGACTTTGTATTTTCAGCGGAATTTTTCACCATCTCGTATTTacttttcttaatattaattatatcttgTTGTTTTATATG harbors:
- the LOC123658575 gene encoding transmembrane protein 127-like, encoding MSCLNWIRGLKITMPFKDKELNKIAACFNVLTFLLTCAALVQPSWFRIKGLHCTQSLSLTQFFTFDDDDDSPITIPSEYEPINRSDFTGLPPCTTSEIISLMRILILLCFMVLLCSCIGVLINLTSLNSKAIKMLRRNAVPSIMCVFWVIAIVGVCYYTTVVLGNANNSDPNTIQVDYEYGFYTITGAGALALLASAANLWGAPLSNDEDLQRRNLMEDWDGYEAHSVGPTPAVPTLPPYTPSPNYIPTAHPTFAPPVLGSQQYFPFDDLSILPPPPPYTP